A stretch of the uncultured Desulfobacter sp. genome encodes the following:
- a CDS encoding PEP-CTERM sorting domain-containing protein, whose amino-acid sequence MAHASLTTIGTAVSVYGDYNMIWQQDEDSGQSYIWFDYTFEKSDITTMLMNVNSLPMMLNFFDGYNVTYYVNNWHLPYSSNEDFNTPNQLHQLIVQNPDYKDYFVNITDETYWTPDQYELNPLYAYDVNTTTELQIEGTFDEIMQMQYNGIVVMEAIVSAVPVPGTFMLLGTGLLSLAGLKRKKHFNKV is encoded by the coding sequence ATGGCCCATGCATCTCTAACAACTATCGGCACGGCTGTAAGTGTTTACGGTGATTATAATATGATATGGCAACAAGATGAAGACAGTGGCCAATCATATATATGGTTTGATTACACGTTCGAAAAATCCGACATAACCACCATGTTAATGAATGTGAATAGTTTACCCATGATGCTCAATTTTTTCGACGGTTATAATGTCACATATTATGTAAACAATTGGCATTTACCATATTCATCTAATGAGGATTTCAATACACCGAATCAGTTGCATCAGTTGATAGTACAAAATCCGGATTATAAAGATTATTTCGTTAACATAACCGACGAAACATATTGGACACCTGACCAATATGAACTCAATCCACTTTACGCTTACGATGTTAACACGACAACGGAATTGCAAATAGAGGGCACATTCGACGAGATTATGCAAATGCAGTATAATGGAATAGTCGTGATGGAGGCCATAGTATCTGCGGTCCCAGTGCCAGGGACTTTTATGCTTTTGGGGACCGGCCTGCTCAGTCTCGCAGGGTTGAAAAGGAAAAAACATTTCAACAAAGTTTAA
- a CDS encoding IS5 family transposase, whose translation MKPTKPPIEDNQGDLFLPQLENIISLGHSLVKLSRAVDWDALDKKFGVTFCEDNGRPGISTRLMTALHYLKFTYNLSDEAVVKGWVENPYWQYFSGMKYFEHELPCDPSSMTRWRKRIGEAGAEELLKKTIEAGLVLKAVKKFQLHNINVDTTVQEKDVRFPTDARLYDRARDRLVKAAKDREINLRQNYNRLSKQTLLKQSRYAHAKQMKRAKKATKKLKTYLGRVIRDIQRKYPTPDKEMGELLNVATRIWSQKRKDKNKVYSVHEPHVECISKGKAHKRYEFGCKVSVATTSRGCWFVGAMAVHGNPYDGHTLSETLAQVERITQKPQRSFVDRGYRGHGYTGDIEVHVDKVRRGRTSKSLWRWMKRRAAIEPSIGHLKQEHRMDRNRLKGKDGDKINAILSAAGMNISKLLRWLVDYFLLLLGLRPTAHA comes from the coding sequence ATGAAACCGACAAAACCACCTATAGAGGATAACCAAGGAGATCTTTTCCTGCCCCAACTCGAAAATATCATCTCCCTTGGCCACAGCCTGGTAAAATTATCCCGAGCAGTAGATTGGGACGCATTAGATAAAAAATTCGGTGTAACTTTTTGTGAAGACAACGGAAGGCCTGGGATTTCCACCAGACTGATGACGGCTTTGCATTACTTGAAGTTTACCTACAATCTAAGCGATGAAGCGGTAGTGAAAGGCTGGGTAGAAAATCCGTATTGGCAGTACTTCAGTGGAATGAAATACTTTGAGCATGAGCTGCCTTGTGACCCATCCAGCATGACGCGCTGGAGGAAGAGGATAGGCGAAGCCGGCGCAGAGGAGCTTTTGAAAAAGACGATTGAGGCTGGGTTGGTGCTAAAGGCTGTCAAAAAATTCCAGCTTCACAACATCAATGTGGATACGACGGTTCAAGAGAAAGATGTTCGGTTCCCGACGGATGCACGGCTTTATGATCGAGCCAGAGACCGGTTGGTAAAAGCGGCTAAAGATCGAGAAATCAATCTGCGGCAGAATTACAATCGGTTATCCAAGCAAACGCTACTCAAGCAAAGCCGTTATGCGCATGCGAAACAAATGAAAAGAGCAAAGAAAGCAACCAAAAAACTCAAGACTTACTTAGGGCGTGTGATAAGGGACATTCAAAGGAAGTATCCTACCCCAGATAAAGAGATGGGCGAACTCTTAAATGTGGCGACCCGTATTTGGAGCCAGAAAAGGAAGGACAAGAACAAAGTTTATAGCGTCCATGAGCCTCATGTTGAATGTATCAGTAAAGGTAAGGCACATAAACGCTACGAGTTTGGTTGCAAAGTCAGTGTTGCAACAACAAGTCGTGGTTGTTGGTTTGTTGGGGCAATGGCCGTTCATGGCAATCCATATGACGGGCATACGCTATCCGAAACCCTGGCCCAGGTAGAACGAATTACACAGAAGCCCCAAAGATCCTTTGTCGATAGAGGGTACCGAGGTCATGGCTATACCGGAGACATTGAGGTTCATGTTGATAAAGTCCGAAGAGGTCGCACTTCAAAAAGTTTATGGCGTTGGATGAAAAGACGAGCAGCAATTGAGCCGAGTATCGGACATTTAAAACAAGAGCATCGGATGGATCGCAACCGGTTAAAAGGTAAAGACGGGGATAAGATCAATGCGATCCTGAGCGCCGCAGGTATGAATATCAGCAAGCTGCTACGGTGGCTGGTTGATTATTTTTTACTTTTGTTGGGATTAAGGCCGACCGCCCATGCGTAG
- the hisA gene encoding phosphoribosylformimino-5-aminoimidazole carboxamide ribotide isomerase translates to MKFRPCIDLRNGKVVQIVGGTLSDETQDSLVTNFESARTPEQFARMYQADQLFGGHVIALGPGNTESALEALHAFPGGLQMGGGIHPENAHTFLDAGASHVIVTSYVFSKGRMDMDKLKTLVNAVGKNRLVLDLSCRKRDGQFWIVTDRWQNFTEMAVTPAALEQMSAFCDEFLIHGVDVEGKMQGIQAELVTLLGKHSPIPATYAGGASRFSDLDLVKDLGNGRVDLTIGSALDIFGGTIPYQQVVAWHESQN, encoded by the coding sequence ATGAAATTTCGCCCCTGTATTGATCTTCGAAACGGCAAAGTAGTCCAGATTGTGGGCGGCACCCTGTCCGACGAAACCCAGGACAGCCTAGTCACCAATTTTGAAAGCGCCCGAACCCCGGAACAATTTGCACGGATGTACCAGGCTGACCAACTTTTCGGTGGCCACGTCATTGCCCTTGGCCCGGGAAATACCGAATCAGCTCTTGAAGCGCTGCACGCATTCCCGGGCGGTCTTCAGATGGGTGGCGGCATTCACCCTGAAAATGCACACACCTTTTTGGACGCCGGCGCATCCCATGTCATTGTCACCTCATATGTTTTTTCCAAAGGCCGCATGGACATGGACAAACTCAAAACCCTGGTGAATGCTGTGGGCAAAAACCGCCTGGTTCTGGATCTAAGCTGTCGGAAAAGGGACGGACAATTCTGGATTGTGACGGACCGCTGGCAAAATTTCACCGAAATGGCCGTAACCCCTGCTGCGCTTGAACAAATGTCAGCATTCTGTGATGAATTTTTAATCCACGGCGTGGATGTGGAAGGCAAAATGCAAGGCATCCAAGCGGAACTTGTAACGCTGCTGGGAAAACACAGCCCCATCCCTGCCACCTATGCCGGAGGGGCCAGCCGTTTTTCGGATCTGGACCTTGTAAAAGACCTTGGCAATGGCCGTGTGGACCTGACTATCGGTTCAGCCCTGGACATCTTTGGCGGCACAATACCCTACCAACAGGTTGTGGCGTGGCATGAGAGTCAAAATTAG
- a CDS encoding ABC transporter, with protein sequence MNSLRPIRPMVLARLTLFVMITGIFTAAAVLGGCGIKNDYTKKQMFRLYADRNDPVDQSNRSTGAPLVVKRLDISPEFDGAGFVYRLGQSRFTQDFYNNYMTSPARMISDVMLEALVDSPQFAPAPKNRIPDDIFQLWGKITALYYDRRNTSAVSAVVTMALNLDRLNKDGFTPILSKTYSRQIPLGSDTGPTGYIQALNRGLAGIVKDILSDYQVTYLPRQTVKDNQ encoded by the coding sequence ATGAACAGCCTTCGTCCTATAAGGCCCATGGTCCTGGCACGCTTGACGCTTTTCGTTATGATAACCGGTATATTCACTGCAGCCGCCGTTTTGGGCGGATGTGGGATTAAAAATGATTACACGAAAAAACAGATGTTCAGGCTTTATGCTGACCGCAACGATCCTGTCGACCAAAGCAACCGCTCAACCGGCGCCCCGCTGGTGGTTAAACGCCTGGATATATCACCGGAATTCGATGGCGCAGGATTTGTCTACCGGCTGGGTCAAAGCAGGTTTACCCAAGATTTTTATAACAATTACATGACATCACCGGCCCGGATGATCAGTGATGTGATGCTCGAAGCCCTGGTCGACTCGCCTCAATTTGCTCCGGCCCCTAAAAACAGGATTCCGGACGATATCTTCCAATTGTGGGGTAAGATCACAGCACTCTATTATGATCGGCGCAATACATCTGCAGTATCGGCTGTGGTGACCATGGCGCTGAACCTTGATCGGTTGAACAAAGACGGCTTCACACCAATTCTGTCAAAAACATATTCCCGGCAAATTCCTTTAGGCTCTGACACAGGCCCCACGGGCTATATTCAGGCCCTTAATCGTGGATTAGCCGGAATTGTCAAAGATATTTTGTCCGATTATCAAGTAACATACCTACCTCGGCAGACTGTCAAGGATAACCAATAG
- a CDS encoding MlaD family protein: MTQKTNYFKLGLFVILAFALTAAMLIAFGAGQFFKIETLAETYFNESVQGLNIGSEVKYKGVKIGAVKSITTPTKVYDIASNYVLVTFSLSEDCYVGQTGKNPKDRMKKAVDDGLSVFLSFNGLTGSAYLETDYKDNGPDDLEISWTPENLYVPSRASNIKQVSDAITRAMETLGSMDFKEMKKDFSALLKSLNITKVSAQAESLIKELRQTNKDLAKIVTSGQVKQMLADAGSSMADLKQIIHTAKKPIEQTLADINTASASFNRMATGLENGYDGKLTEMSNKMDTVLASLEKTSRLMENMIWTNADVIEKTISNLENTTENLNQFTRELREFPGSILMNAPPKSSTPGKEN; this comes from the coding sequence ATGACCCAGAAAACCAATTATTTTAAACTCGGACTTTTTGTCATCCTGGCCTTTGCACTGACTGCGGCCATGCTGATTGCCTTTGGTGCAGGCCAATTTTTCAAAATCGAAACCCTTGCCGAAACGTATTTTAACGAATCGGTCCAAGGTTTGAACATCGGATCGGAAGTGAAATACAAAGGGGTAAAAATCGGGGCCGTAAAATCCATTACCACCCCCACAAAGGTATACGACATTGCCTCAAATTATGTATTGGTCACCTTTTCTCTGTCCGAAGACTGTTACGTGGGCCAGACCGGAAAAAACCCCAAGGATCGTATGAAAAAAGCGGTAGACGACGGACTCTCGGTATTTTTATCCTTTAACGGCCTGACCGGATCAGCATATCTGGAGACCGATTATAAAGACAACGGTCCCGATGATCTTGAAATCTCCTGGACCCCGGAAAATCTTTATGTGCCGTCCCGGGCCAGCAATATCAAACAAGTATCGGATGCCATCACCCGGGCCATGGAAACCCTGGGTTCCATGGATTTCAAAGAGATGAAAAAAGATTTTTCAGCCCTGCTCAAGAGCCTGAATATCACAAAGGTATCAGCCCAGGCAGAAAGCCTGATCAAAGAGCTTCGCCAGACCAACAAAGACCTGGCCAAAATAGTGACATCCGGCCAGGTCAAGCAGATGCTGGCAGATGCGGGTTCATCTATGGCAGATTTAAAGCAGATCATTCATACGGCAAAAAAACCCATCGAACAGACCCTGGCAGATATCAATACGGCATCTGCCAGCTTCAACCGCATGGCCACCGGCCTGGAAAACGGCTATGACGGCAAATTAACTGAAATGTCTAATAAAATGGATACGGTTCTGGCCAGCCTTGAAAAGACATCCCGGTTAATGGAAAACATGATCTGGACCAATGCCGACGTCATTGAAAAAACGATCAGCAACCTGGAGAATACCACTGAAAACCTCAACCAGTTCACCCGGGAACTGCGGGAATTTCCAGGCAGCATTCTCATGAACGCCCCACCGAAATCATCAACACCAGGAAAGGAAAACTAG
- a CDS encoding ATP-binding cassette domain-containing protein — protein sequence MNETIINVRHLFAGYNNNAIMEDLNFDIQSGEVFVILGGSGCGKSTVLKHMIGLVPPVSGQVLIHGEDIVTARGKARNQLLGTIGVAFQNGALFGSMTVLENVMLPLIEFTDLPRQAIEAIARVKLDLVDMGHALYLLPDELSGGMKKRAAIARAMALDPAILFLDEPSAGLDPLTSSELDRLILELASALNITFVIVTHELESILTISDRVIMLGKKEKGIIAQGDPKKLKGDPSNPYVFSFFNRNP from the coding sequence ATGAACGAAACAATCATCAATGTCCGGCACCTTTTTGCCGGGTACAACAACAACGCCATTATGGAAGATCTCAACTTTGATATCCAAAGTGGTGAGGTATTTGTTATTCTCGGCGGTTCCGGCTGCGGTAAAAGCACAGTGCTCAAACACATGATAGGCCTGGTACCGCCGGTCTCCGGCCAGGTCCTCATCCATGGCGAAGATATTGTAACTGCCCGGGGAAAGGCACGTAACCAGCTGCTTGGCACCATTGGTGTGGCATTCCAGAATGGTGCGCTGTTTGGCTCCATGACCGTGCTGGAAAATGTCATGCTGCCCCTGATAGAGTTCACGGATCTTCCCCGGCAAGCCATTGAAGCCATTGCCCGGGTCAAGCTGGATCTGGTTGACATGGGTCATGCCTTGTATCTTCTGCCCGACGAGTTGAGCGGTGGTATGAAAAAAAGAGCCGCCATTGCCCGGGCCATGGCCCTTGATCCTGCCATTCTGTTTCTGGATGAGCCCTCAGCCGGGCTGGACCCCTTAACCTCGTCCGAACTGGACCGCCTGATCCTGGAACTGGCAAGCGCCCTGAACATCACATTTGTTATTGTCACCCATGAGCTTGAAAGTATTCTGACCATTTCCGATCGGGTGATCATGCTGGGTAAAAAGGAAAAAGGTATCATTGCCCAAGGCGATCCCAAAAAGCTTAAAGGGGATCCATCGAACCCATATGTATTTAGCTTTTTTAACCGGAACCCATAA
- a CDS encoding MlaE family lipid ABC transporter permease subunit — protein sequence MPELNIETVGRTTVMLFSGRLDAPGVARLWDTAAKIVKKPGQGTIQIDLESVDYMDMAGATFISYLSRVSAITPAEQSDLLTGVKKEFVPLLELADKSKNEASPPPPKISYVEKTGRDLTASIEDAKEFITMVGEITAALLSCIKNPGRIRWADTWMVAERSGVNALPIVALISFIVGLVMAFQAAIPMRMFGAEIYVANLIGIAMIRELGPLMTAIVLAGRSASAFAAEIGTMKINEEIDALTVMGMEPVKFLIVPRVIAATLITPLLTVFSNLVGILGGMVVILSFGYPPIAYYNQVVNFVSWEDLAGGLVKCFVFGLLIAATGCIRGYQTLRGPSAVGDATTRAVVSSIILIAVFDGIFSIIYFYLGI from the coding sequence TTGCCGGAACTGAACATTGAAACCGTAGGCCGGACAACGGTCATGCTTTTTTCAGGACGGCTGGATGCCCCGGGTGTGGCCCGGTTATGGGATACCGCTGCTAAAATCGTTAAAAAGCCGGGCCAGGGGACAATCCAGATAGATCTTGAATCCGTTGATTATATGGACATGGCCGGAGCCACATTTATCTCTTATTTAAGTCGGGTTTCAGCTATCACACCAGCAGAACAATCCGACCTTTTGACCGGCGTCAAAAAAGAGTTCGTCCCCCTTCTGGAGCTGGCTGACAAGTCTAAAAACGAGGCATCCCCCCCGCCACCAAAAATTTCCTACGTTGAAAAAACCGGTAGAGACCTGACCGCATCCATTGAAGATGCCAAGGAGTTCATTACCATGGTGGGAGAAATCACAGCGGCGTTGCTTTCCTGCATTAAAAATCCGGGCCGCATCCGCTGGGCCGACACATGGATGGTGGCCGAACGCTCAGGGGTCAACGCACTGCCCATTGTGGCGCTGATCTCATTTATCGTGGGACTGGTCATGGCATTCCAGGCCGCCATTCCCATGCGCATGTTTGGCGCCGAAATATATGTGGCCAACCTCATCGGTATTGCCATGATCCGGGAGCTTGGTCCTTTGATGACCGCCATTGTTCTGGCAGGCCGATCGGCATCGGCTTTTGCCGCGGAAATCGGCACCATGAAAATCAACGAGGAAATTGACGCGCTCACGGTCATGGGCATGGAGCCGGTCAAATTCCTCATCGTCCCCAGGGTCATTGCCGCCACCCTGATCACACCGTTGCTCACGGTTTTTTCCAATCTTGTAGGGATTCTCGGCGGCATGGTTGTCATTCTTTCCTTTGGCTACCCGCCCATTGCCTATTATAATCAGGTGGTGAACTTTGTTTCCTGGGAGGATCTTGCCGGCGGCCTGGTCAAATGCTTTGTATTCGGGCTTCTCATTGCCGCCACCGGATGCATCCGTGGATATCAGACATTGAGGGGGCCCTCTGCCGTAGGCGATGCCACCACTCGGGCGGTGGTATCCTCAATTATTTTAATTGCCGTGTTTGACGGTATTTTCAGCATAATCTATTTTTATCTGGGCATATGA
- the nhaR gene encoding transcriptional activator NhaR has protein sequence MEWLNYHHLYYFWIVMNEGSITAASNRLRLAQSTISAQLTKLEESFGGKLFNRQGRKLEATDLGQLVFQYADKIFLLGRELMDQIHNRPVVGPLSLNVGIVDVVPKLMARKLIEPALCMEKTVRLACHEGKEKDLLADLALHNLDLVISDGLPKPGLSVKTYNHFLGECGITFFAEKKLAQRLPGKFPDCLDNAPMVMPMTMSWLRGALDQWFDRLSIRPVMVAEFEDNALLTVFGQAGDGVFMGPTIIESEVKAQYQVEIIGRCSNIKERFYAISVERILKHPAVVAITDTARHSVFFSK, from the coding sequence ATGGAATGGCTTAATTATCATCATCTTTACTATTTCTGGATAGTTATGAACGAAGGGAGCATTACGGCAGCCAGCAACAGACTCAGGCTTGCCCAGTCAACCATCAGTGCGCAGTTGACCAAACTGGAGGAATCTTTCGGTGGAAAACTGTTCAACCGACAGGGACGAAAACTGGAAGCCACGGATTTAGGTCAGCTGGTGTTTCAATATGCCGACAAGATTTTTCTTTTGGGACGCGAACTCATGGATCAAATTCACAACCGTCCGGTGGTCGGACCGCTTTCACTGAATGTGGGTATCGTGGATGTCGTGCCCAAGCTCATGGCCAGAAAGCTGATTGAACCGGCCCTGTGTATGGAAAAAACCGTTCGCCTGGCCTGCCACGAAGGCAAGGAAAAAGACCTGCTGGCCGATCTTGCGTTGCACAATCTGGATCTGGTGATTTCCGACGGATTACCCAAGCCCGGTCTCAGCGTGAAAACCTACAATCATTTTTTAGGCGAATGCGGGATCACTTTCTTTGCCGAAAAAAAACTTGCGCAACGCCTGCCTGGAAAATTTCCTGACTGCCTGGATAACGCCCCCATGGTAATGCCCATGACCATGTCATGGCTCCGGGGTGCCCTTGATCAGTGGTTTGACCGTTTGTCCATTCGACCGGTGATGGTCGCTGAATTTGAAGACAATGCGCTGCTGACTGTTTTCGGGCAGGCCGGAGACGGCGTATTCATGGGGCCCACGATAATTGAATCTGAGGTTAAAGCCCAGTATCAAGTGGAGATCATCGGTAGATGCAGCAATATCAAGGAACGATTTTATGCGATCTCTGTTGAACGAATTCTTAAGCATCCAGCGGTTGTGGCCATCACCGACACCGCACGCCATTCAGTGTTTTTCAGCAAGTAA
- the nhaD gene encoding sodium:proton antiporter NhaD: protein MKDTIKLIIITIGLLMFPVMAFAQAEAAHAAGSGLAGTVYGYIAVIFFIGAYALVPLENNIHLRKSKPVLLAAGVIWVLVSLAYIGIGDTHTAHDAIKHSLIEYAELFLFLLAAMTYINAMEERNVFQRLRAILVSRGLSLRKIFWITGILAFFISPVADNLTTALLMGAVAMAVGGNNKGFISLACINIVVAANAGGAFSPFGDITTLMVWQKGKIAFSQFFAIFIPSLVNWLVPAVIMSLFVDKDVPEALDESVTMKYGAWVIMGLFGATIVTAVCFHNMLHLPPAAGMMLGLGYLGMFSFHIKRYENRTNKYDPILGAREIDCTPSSDLTSFDIMKKISRAEWDTLLFFYGIILCVGGLAQFGYLALISQFMYLDLGATWANTLVGVLSAILDNIPVMFAVLTMDPTMSHGQWLLVTLTAGTGGSMLAIGSAAGVALMGAARGTYTFGGHLKWTPVIALGYALSIICHLLLNRALM, encoded by the coding sequence ATGAAAGATACAATTAAATTGATAATTATTACGATCGGATTGCTGATGTTTCCGGTCATGGCTTTTGCCCAGGCTGAGGCTGCCCATGCCGCGGGTTCCGGATTGGCAGGTACCGTATACGGATATATTGCGGTGATTTTTTTTATTGGTGCCTATGCCCTGGTTCCACTGGAGAATAATATTCATTTAAGAAAGAGCAAACCCGTGCTGCTGGCAGCCGGCGTAATATGGGTTCTGGTGTCGCTGGCCTATATCGGTATCGGGGACACACACACAGCCCATGATGCCATCAAGCACAGCCTGATTGAATATGCTGAACTGTTTTTGTTTTTGCTGGCGGCCATGACCTACATTAATGCCATGGAGGAACGCAATGTGTTCCAACGCCTGCGGGCGATTCTGGTTTCCCGGGGCCTTTCTTTGAGGAAAATTTTCTGGATTACCGGGATCCTTGCTTTTTTTATCTCCCCGGTGGCGGATAATCTGACCACGGCATTGCTCATGGGGGCGGTGGCTATGGCAGTTGGTGGAAATAATAAAGGCTTCATCAGTCTTGCCTGCATCAATATTGTGGTGGCGGCCAATGCCGGTGGTGCGTTTTCGCCGTTTGGGGATATTACCACCCTGATGGTCTGGCAAAAGGGCAAGATCGCTTTTTCCCAATTTTTTGCCATCTTTATCCCTTCACTGGTCAACTGGCTGGTGCCGGCTGTGATCATGAGCCTGTTTGTGGATAAGGATGTTCCCGAGGCCCTGGACGAATCCGTTACGATGAAGTACGGCGCCTGGGTCATTATGGGGCTGTTTGGGGCAACGATTGTGACGGCTGTTTGTTTCCACAATATGCTGCATCTGCCCCCGGCAGCCGGTATGATGCTGGGCCTTGGATATCTTGGGATGTTTTCTTTTCATATCAAACGCTATGAAAATCGAACGAACAAATACGATCCAATTCTTGGGGCACGTGAGATCGACTGCACCCCTTCGTCTGACTTAACATCTTTTGACATCATGAAAAAGATATCCAGGGCCGAATGGGATACCTTATTGTTCTTCTATGGCATTATCCTTTGTGTGGGAGGACTGGCCCAGTTCGGATACCTTGCGCTGATTTCCCAATTTATGTATCTGGATCTCGGGGCCACCTGGGCCAATACCCTTGTGGGTGTTCTGTCTGCCATTTTGGATAATATTCCCGTGATGTTTGCCGTTCTCACCATGGATCCGACCATGTCACACGGCCAATGGCTTCTGGTTACCCTGACGGCTGGTACCGGCGGCAGTATGCTGGCCATCGGCTCTGCGGCCGGCGTAGCGCTCATGGGTGCTGCACGGGGGACCTATACGTTTGGCGGGCACCTGAAATGGACCCCGGTGATCGCTCTGGGTTATGCTTTAAGTATTATATGCCACCTGCTACTCAACAGGGCTTTGATGTAA
- a CDS encoding response regulator, which yields MCRSCLVVDDSKPMRTAIKRTILRAGFNDLKILEAKDGKEALSLLKSTPIDLIITDYNMPEMDGLEFITILKGKTGYKDIPVLLMTGEINEARLDKFKNIDVAVHIPKDITPKELKPILSSTLNESV from the coding sequence ATGTGCCGCTCATGCTTAGTTGTCGATGATTCAAAACCGATGCGAACCGCAATCAAACGAACAATTCTTAGAGCGGGGTTTAATGATTTAAAAATTCTTGAGGCCAAGGACGGTAAAGAAGCGCTGAGTTTACTTAAAAGCACTCCCATCGATTTGATTATCACTGACTATAATATGCCTGAAATGGACGGCTTGGAATTCATAACAATTTTGAAAGGTAAAACAGGCTACAAAGATATACCGGTGCTACTCATGACTGGTGAAATTAATGAAGCCAGACTGGATAAATTTAAAAATATAGATGTCGCTGTTCATATCCCAAAAGATATCACACCGAAAGAACTCAAACCCATATTGTCGTCCACGTTGAACGAATCCGTATAA
- a CDS encoding LysE family translocator: protein MFEYSLSHWATFFTAAVLLNISPGPDMAFILGQTAKRGVHSGFSAMFGIWTGAFIHVIFAALGLSAVLASSAVAFSTIKWIGAAYLIWLGIQSLRSKGTRMSVNDQVSPKGLMPIFRQGVLVSVLNPKVAVFFLAFLPQFVEAGAGPVSAQFFLHGSLIIFVAAFVEPPLILVGGKLTGYLNNNTKISRWMDRGLGALFVGLGIKLASSDRF from the coding sequence ATGTTCGAATATTCTTTGAGTCATTGGGCAACATTTTTCACAGCTGCTGTTCTGTTAAACATATCGCCAGGTCCTGACATGGCTTTCATCCTTGGTCAAACTGCAAAAAGAGGGGTACACTCAGGCTTTTCAGCAATGTTTGGTATTTGGACCGGTGCCTTTATCCATGTTATTTTTGCGGCGCTTGGTCTGTCTGCTGTTTTGGCCTCCTCAGCGGTGGCATTTTCAACCATCAAATGGATTGGCGCGGCGTATCTGATTTGGCTTGGCATACAGTCTTTACGGTCTAAAGGAACCCGTATGTCTGTTAACGACCAGGTTTCACCAAAAGGTTTGATGCCAATATTTAGACAAGGGGTGCTGGTGTCCGTATTAAATCCTAAAGTCGCTGTTTTCTTCCTGGCGTTTCTTCCGCAATTCGTTGAAGCCGGGGCAGGCCCTGTTAGTGCACAATTTTTTCTCCATGGTTCTCTTATTATTTTCGTAGCAGCTTTCGTTGAGCCGCCTTTAATTCTTGTTGGCGGCAAATTAACCGGCTATCTGAACAACAACACAAAAATTTCGCGATGGATGGATCGGGGCCTTGGCGCATTATTTGTTGGATTAGGCATTAAATTAGCGTCCAGTGACCGTTTCTAA
- the nudC gene encoding NAD(+) diphosphatase, whose translation MMFIPSPSPVSFENTAAWIFLFDRTGLVIDPETGQVPLLEANQIEALARNGLHPFGSIDGTPCCCGTLMKPLPESGLSISDLREFYRSTDEPFRLAVACGRFIADLHTNSRFCGRCGTLTQIMEKDHSRTCPACGFHAYPRISPAVIMSVTRGDEILLARGTRFPKRQTFSVLAGFTAPGETLEESVAREVYEETRIRVKNVRYVKSQPWPFPDSLMIGFSADYESGKIKIDPEEIIEAAWFKVDKLPLIPDSSTLSGKLIRNFKAKLNK comes from the coding sequence ATGATGTTTATTCCCTCACCATCACCCGTATCCTTTGAAAACACTGCGGCATGGATTTTTCTCTTTGACCGCACCGGACTGGTCATTGACCCTGAAACAGGGCAAGTGCCCCTCCTTGAAGCGAACCAGATCGAGGCCCTGGCCCGCAATGGCCTCCATCCGTTTGGATCCATAGACGGCACTCCCTGCTGCTGCGGTACCCTGATGAAGCCTCTACCGGAATCCGGGCTTTCAATATCCGATCTCAGAGAATTCTACCGCAGTACCGACGAGCCCTTCCGCCTAGCCGTTGCCTGTGGTCGGTTTATAGCGGACCTGCACACCAATTCCCGTTTTTGCGGCCGGTGCGGCACCTTGACTCAAATAATGGAAAAGGATCACAGCAGGACCTGTCCGGCCTGCGGCTTTCATGCTTACCCCAGAATATCCCCTGCTGTGATCATGAGCGTGACCCGGGGTGATGAAATTCTTTTGGCCCGGGGAACTCGATTTCCTAAAAGACAAACCTTTTCCGTTCTGGCAGGATTTACCGCCCCCGGGGAAACCCTGGAGGAGAGTGTGGCCCGGGAGGTTTATGAAGAAACCCGGATTCGAGTTAAAAATGTCCGGTATGTCAAAAGCCAACCCTGGCCTTTTCCGGATAGCTTAATGATCGGGTTCTCAGCGGATTATGAGAGTGGTAAGATAAAAATTGATCCCGAGGAAATTATAGAGGCGGCATGGTTTAAAGTGGACAAACTACCCTTGATCCCAGACAGTTCTACCCTGTCAGGAAAGCTGATCAGGAATTTTAAAGCGAAATTAAACAAATAA